The genomic region CACTCGCTGCCAAGGACACGCTGGTGATGGGCGTCGCGCTGGAGCCGCCCCATCTCGATCCGACGGCTGGCGCTGCAGCCGCGATCGACGAAGTCGTCTATGCCAATGTGTTCGAGGGATTGACCCGCATCAATGAAAACGGCGAGGTGTTGCCCGCACTGGCAGAAAGCTGGGAAGTTTCCGAAGACGGCAAGACCTACACCTTCAAGCTTCGCAGCGGCGTCAAGTTCCATGACGGAACGGACTTCGATGCCGAAGACGTCAAATTCTCACTGGACCGTGCCCGTGCAGAAGATTCGACCAACGCCCAGAAAGGCCTGTTTGCCGCCATTCAATCGGTAGAGGCAAGCGATCCGCAAACAGTCGTGGTCAATCTTTCCACACCGGCAGGCAGCTTCCTGTTCAATCTGGGTTGGGGCGACGCGGTCATCGTTGCTCCCGAATCGGCAGACGGCAACAAGGAAAATCCGGTCGGCACCGGCCCCTTCAAGTTCTCCAACTGGGCCAAGGGTTCGGCCATCGAGATCGTTCGCAACGATGAATACTGGGGTGAAGCCGTCGCACTGTCCAAGGCAACCTTCCGCATCATCCCCGATGCAGCAGCAGCGACCAACGCCCTGCTTGCCGGTGATGTGGATGCCTTTGCCAATTTCCCGGCCCCCGAGGCCCTGCCGCAGCTTGAAGCCGATCCCCGCTTTGCGGTGGTTCAGGGCTCCACCGAGGGTGAGACCATCCTGTCCACCAACAATTCCAAGGCACCGTTCAGCGACCCGAAGGTGCGCCAGGCGATTGCCCATACTCTTGATCGGCAGGCAATCATCGATGGCGCGATGTTCGGCCAGGGAACGCCGATCGGCACGCATTTCGCACCCCATCATCCAGCCTACAAGGCAGAACTGATCAACACCTATCCGCACGATACAAAAAAGGCCAAGGCCCTGCTGGCGGAGGCCGGCTTCCCGGAAGGGTTCAAGGCAACCCTGCAACTGCCGCCCCCCACCTATGCCCGCCGCGGCGGCGAAATCATCGCCTCCCAGCTGCGTGAAATCGGCATCGATCTGGAAATCATCCCCGTCGAGTGGAAACAGTGGCTCGAAGGTCCCTTCAAGGGCGACTATGACCTGACCATCGTTTCCCACACCGAGCCGATGGACATCGGCATCTATGCCAATCCGGACTACTACTTCAAATACGATTCGAAGGAACTCCAGGATGTCATCGCCAAACTCGATGTCACCGCTAACACCGAAGAACGCTACAGGCTGATGGGCGAAGCACAGACGATCATCACAACGGATGCGGTCAATGGCTATCTCTTCCAGCTTGCCAAATCCGGTGTCTGGAATGCCAGGATTGAGGGGCTTTGGAAAAACTCACCCGTCCAGGCAAACGACCTGACAGGTGTGCGCTGGACCGAGTGACCGCCTCTGTCGGCGTTGATTAAGGTGCACGGCGCAGTTGCCGCGCCCCTTGTTACAGGAGTGGCAACCATCACACGGAACGCATGAGCTATTTTGTCTTCCGCCGCCTGCTGTCGCTGATCCTGACGCTTCTGCTTGCCACCATCGTGATCTTTGCCGTGCTGGAAGTGGTTCCCGGCGATCCCGCCCGCCTGATGCTGGGGATCAATGCCACCGAAGATGCCGTCGCTGCGCTGCGCGAACAACTGGGCCTCAACCAGCCCTTGCTGACACGTTACTTTTCCTGGGTTGCGGGCTTGTTGCAGGGCGATCTGGGCCAGAGCTTCACCTATTCTTCATCCGTCACAGAACTGATCGGCGAGCGCATATGGGTATCGCTTCCCCTTGCCCTCATGGCGCTGTCGTTGTCGACGCTCATTGCCATTCCTGTCGGCCTTTATGCAGCCGCAAGACGCGGCAAGGCCAGCGACACCACGATCATGGCGGCAAGCCAGTTCGGCATCGCCATCCCCAATTTCTGGTTTGCGCTATTGCTGGTTTATGTCTTCGCCGTTCTGTTGCGGTGGGTGCCAGCCGGCGGCTTTCCCGGCTGGCAGGCCGGGTTCTGGCCGGCACTGAAATCGCTCGCACTTCCCGCAATCGCACTTGCCCTGCCCCAGGCGGCCATTCTTTCGCGCGTTGCCCGCTCCGCCCTGATCGAGGTGCTTGGTGAGGATTTCATCCGCACCGCCCGTGCCAAGGGGCTGACCCGCAGCCAGACCCTCTGGCACCATGCCCTCAGGAATGCGCTGATCCCGGTTGTCACCATCATGGGATTGCAGTTTGCTTTCCTGCTTGCCGGAACGATCATCATCGAGAATGTCTTCTACCTGCCGGGTCTTGGGCGCCTCGTCTTTCAGGCGATCACCCAGCACGATCTGCCGGTGGTTCAGGGCACCGTATTGCTGCTGGTCGCAAGCGTGGTGCTGACCAACTTCCTCGTCGATCTCGTCTATGCCTGGATCGATCCGCGCCTGCGAAAGGCAGCGCGATGACGGAACCCCGAAGCGATACAGGTGAGCGGCTGCCGCAAGCGGGCGGCAAGCCTGTTGGCCTCCTCCCCAGGATGCTGACCTCGCGCTCCTTCATCATCGGTGCGCTGATCACCGCAGCCATCGTTTTGATGGCGCTGATCTCCTTTGTCTGGACCCCCTATGACGTCACCAGGCTCATCGTGGCAAACCGGCTGAAAGCACCATCGCCGGAACATCTCTTCGGCACCGACCACTTCGGGCGCGATGTCTTCTCCATGATCATGGTGGGCGCGCGCAACTCGATTGCCGTGGCATTGATTGCTGTTGGCATCGGCATGACAATCGGCGTGCCGCTGGGAGCCTGGGCGGCAGCAAAGCGCGGCATCGCCGATGATGTTCTGATGCGCACCAACGATCTGATCTTCGCCTTTCCCTCCATCCTTTCAGCCGTCATGATCACAGCAATCTTCGGCCCCGGCGCGGTCAACGCCATCATCGCCATCGGCATCTTCAACATTCCGGTTTTTGCACGGCTGACGCGCGGCGCCGCGCTTTCCCTGTGGACACGGGAATTCGTTCTGGCGGCAAGGGTTTCGGGCAAGGGCGCAGCACGAATCTCTGTCGAACACATCCTGCCCAACATCGCCAACCTGCTGATCGTCCAGGGCACGATCCAGTTTTCGCTCGGCATCCTGGCAGAAGCCGGCCTCTCCTATGTGGGGCTCGGCGCCCAGCCGCCCATGCCAAGCTGGGGACGCATGCTGTTCGAAGCCCAGACCATGATGGCGATCGCCCCTCACATGGCGATCTTTCCGGGCCTTGCGATCATCTTCACCGTGCTTGGCCTCAATCTGATGGGCGATGGCCTGCGCGATGCCCTCGATCCGAAGCTGAGGGAAAGCGCTTCAGAAGAAAGCCCGCAAGGGGGTGATGGATGAGCCTGCTGTCGGTCAAGCACCTCTCCCTGGCCATCAAGGGCAAGCCGATCCTCAAACATGTGGATTTTCAGCTTGAAGCAGGCCGCATTACCGGCCTCGTTGGGGAATCAGGCTCCGGCAAATCGCTTACCGCACTGTCGATCATGCAACTGCTGCCGGCCGGATCACGTACCGGGGGTTCAATCCGCTTTGGTAAAAAGGAACTCCTCGATGCCGGCGAGGAAACCATGTGCGCCCTGCGGGGCGACGATATTGGCATGGTGTTTCAGGAGCCGATGACCGCGCTCAATCCGGTCAAGGCGATTGGCGAGCAGGTTGCCGAAGGCATCCGCATCCATGCCGGCGTTTCCAATGCCGAGGCCATGACGCGCGCAGCTTCAATCCTCACCCGGGTCGGCCTGCCACCAGAGCGCTTTCCGCTTTCGCGCTACCCCCACGAACTGTCCGGCGGCCAGCGTCAGCGCGTGGTCATTGCCATGGCATGCGCAATGCGCCCGAAACTGCTCATCGCTGACGAGCCAACGACGGCACTGGATGTGCTGGTGCAGGCGCAGATCCTGGAATTGCTGAAGGAACTGGTTCGCGAAGACGGCATGGCGATGCTGTTTATCAGCCATGATCTTGGCGTCGTGGCGGAACTGGCCGACGACATCGTCGTCATGCGCCATGGCGAGGTTCAGGAGGCAGGCCCGGCCATCGTGGTGCTGAAGGACCGTGCGCACCCCTACACCGCCCAACTGGCCGAGGCTTCCAGCCATGTCCCCGAACAATCCGAACCCTGGCAGGCAGAGGCGGGCAAACCTGCCATGTTGAAGATTGAGAACCTGGTCTGCGAATATCCGGGCCGCCGCACCTCGCTGTTTGCAAGGGCCCAGCCTTTCAAGGCAGTGGACGATGTCAGCTTTGAAATGCAGGACGGTGAAATTTTGGGCCTTGTCGGTGAATCAGGATGCGGGAAGTCAACCCTGTCGCGCGCCGTTCTCGGACTCATGCGGCCTGCATCAGGTCAAATCCTTTCTGCCGGCAAGGTGCTGAATTCGCCCGGCACCCTCAACACGCAAGGCATCGTTCATCTGGCGCAGGCGGTATTTCAGGATCCATATGGGTCGTTCAATCCGCGCCACACAGCCGAGCGGCTGGTCGCAGAACCGCTGTTCCTGGATAACATCGCTTCACGTGCGGAAAAACGCATGCAGGTGACCGAGGCGCTGGAAAGCGTCGGTTTGTCGGCCTCAGACCTTGGCAAATATCCGCATGAATTTTCCGGCGGCCAGCGCCAGCGCCTCGCCATCGCCCGTGCCATTGTCAATCATCCCCGGCTGATTGTCGCCGACGAGCCGGTTTCCGCCCTGGACGTTTCGATCCGTGCGCAAATCCTGGACCTGATCGTTGAACTGCGCGAGCGCAAGGGGCTTGCCTGGCTTTTCATCAGCCACGATCTGGCTGTCGTTCACGCCCTGTGCGACACGGTAATGGTGATGCAGCATGGCAGGATTGTGGAAAGCGGTCCGGCGAAGGCGCTCTATGCAGCTCCAGGTGAGGCTTACACCAAACAGCTGATTTCTGCTGCACCCGACCTTGCCGCTGCGCTTACCCGGCGCACGGAACCGGTCCAGGTCTTGAACTCACAAAAAGAAGCCTAGGCTGTATCGACATTTAGGTTTCGCACGCGGCGCGAGACGGATTTCGTCTCTGGCAAGGCGAAAAATCCGCCGTGGTGTGGCCCCACCACAAGGGGTTTTCAACGATGCCAGGGGCAAAATCCGCCGCGTTCTGCAAGAACAGGGGAAAGTCGCCCACTTCGGCGTCGCGGAACCTCGAAAGGATCAGGCACTGTTAGTATTTTCCGACGCTGCCCGAAGGGCAAGGAACCAAGTTCAAACGATTCCATTTAAGCCGGACACGCTCTAGTTTTCCTGCTCCACACTTTCCTCCCCGTCGGCGTCAAGGCCAAGCAGTTCGGCAGCGCGGGTCAGCATGTTGATTTCAAACTCGTGAAACTCCTGATCGGAGAGCGAAATTGCCTTCATGTCCTCGAAAATCTCGCGCCGCCGGGCAACCGGCAGTTTGCGGATGGGGCCGGTGAGCGGAAATGCCTCCGGCTGCTCCTTGGCGATCTGCAGCACTTCCTGCTCGAAGTGCATTAACTCGTCTTCACTGACATCCAGGCTTTGCGCCAGCAGGTTGCGGAAATACTGCAATTCCTGCGATCGCACACGCCCATCGACCAGTATCACCCGGTAATAGAGAACCGCAACGGCGGTGCGCATGTCCTCGCGCGTGATTTCAATGGACTGCGCCGGTTCTCCCAGCTTGTCCAGCAGATGCTTGACGGAAGCATACAAGAATTTCGCCCCTCTTTTTAAGCCGAGGCTACACGCAACCAGAGATTTCAGCAAGGGAGGACAACCGGGCCGAAAATGCTAAAAAACCGACTATCACCAGGCAAGAGCCGGGAAATAGTCGGTTTTGAGACGCTACAAGCCGGCATTGCCAGCCAACTGTATAGCCCCGGTACGCAGTACCTGATCCGGGGGTCGGTCCGGTTGCTGCCGGACACGCATTGAGTTTTATGCGAATAGTGTAAACAGGCGGTTAGAATTGGGTTACGGCATGATTAACAGAGAAGGTTTTTGCCACTGATCTGCAAAAAAGTTCCAGCAAGACCTGATTTGGCTGTCGCCCCTTCGGTTTTTCCCGCCCTGCGCCTGCCGGACCAACAAAACAGCTTGACCAAAGGGCGCAGGAAAAATAAATATAAAGAAATCTTTATATCCTCATATCACAAAGGGCATCGTGATGGATCTGCTTACCCGATTGCTGGAGGAAAAGGGTGTCCTTCTGGCCGATGGCGCAACAGGCACCAACCTGTTCGACATGGGCCTTACATCCGGTAACTCGCCGGAATTCTGGAACGACGAAAAACCGGAGAACATCCGAAAGCTGCATCAGGACTTTGTCGATGCCGGCAGCGACATCATCCTCACCAACACCTTTGGCTGCAACCCGCACCGCCTCAAGCTGCACAATGCCCAGGACCGGGTGTTCGAACTGAACGAAAAGGCGGCGCAAATCGCCCGGGACGTTGCTGAAAACGCTGAACGGCCGGTGGTGGTGGCAGGTTCGGTTGGCCCCACCGGTGAATTGCTCGTGCCGCTTGGCGCGCTGACCAAGGAAGAAGCCAAGCAGGCGTTCGTCGAACAGATGGAAGGACTGAAGGCCGGCGGCGCCGATGTGTTCTGGATCGAGACCATGTCCGCCGTCGACGAGATCGAGGCAGCAGCACAAGCAGCCGTGGAAGTCGGTCTACCATATGTGGTTACCGCCTCTTTCGACACGGCGGGAAAAACCATGATGGGGCTTGCGCCTGCAAACATGCCGGCAATGCTGGCAAGCCAGGACAGGGCACCCCTGGCCGTGGGTGCCAATTGCGGTGTCGGCGCATCCGATCTGCTGTCCTCCGTTCTCGACATGACGGCTGCCGATCCTTCGGCGATTGTGATTGCCAAGGCAAATTGCGGCATTCCCGAAATCCGGGGTGAAAATGTCGTCTATACCGGCACGCCGGAACTGATGGCCGATTACACAAAATTGGCCATGGATGCCGGCGCACGGATCATTGGCGGATGCTGCGGCACGTCCTGCAACCATTTGCGCTATATGCGCAAGGCGCTTGACGAGCATCTTGCCGTCGAAAAGCCTCAACGGCCGACCGTGGAGGAAATCGTTGAAAAGATCGGCCCGATGAAAAACGCTACCTCGTCGGCCAATGACGAGACACCACGCCGGGAACGGCGGGGCAAGCGGCGGGCTTGAAAGCTCACATCCTGGGGTGGTTAAACGCAGCCATGTGAAAGCGCAACTGTGCCTCATCATAGCGCCAGCCTGCACCAACCGGGCAGGCATTGCGTGCCGCACAGCCCAACGTCACGCAGTCCGGAGCACGGGCGCTGCCAAGATGGCCTCTGCAGGCAGCGGCATCAAAACCCTCCTGCCCGAACGCCCCGGCCGGACAAGCAGAAAGGCACGGCTTTTCAACGCACCGGTCACAGGGATGGAGGATTTTTTCCCCCGGTGACACGTTGCCCACCGCCTGCCCTGCCTGCGGCAAGACAATCGCAGCGCGCAAGGCGAACCACAATCCGTATTGGGGATGGATCAGCAAGCCAAGTGGTGAAGCGCTAATGCCCATTGCCCGTTTCGCCCAGCGCTGAAAGGGCCACAGCGGCTTGCCGAAAGGAAAAAGGCTTTCGACGTCCTCCTGCTCCTTCACGGTGAGTTGCCCAACGCTTTCAACAACGATGCGCCGGGTCCAGCGATCCAGCGGGTCGGATTTTTCATCACGGTATTCGGCAGATGCCGAAAAGTGCTGCCACAGGGAACCACCCGCATTGCCGAACAGCAATGCAGTCCTGCCGGCAAGATGCCGATGGGATTTGCTGATGATATCGCCCGGCTCGATCACAAAATCACCGAACCGGGCCAGACCATGGTCTGCCAGAAAAACACTCAGGCGGGAACCGGCGTGTATTGATCCCGCCATGTCTCGCACCCTTATTTCTTCACGCCCGTGGGCTCGGACAGATGCCAGACACTGCGGGTGATCTGGTTTCCCACGCGCCGGCGGCTCTGCGCTTCGCCGGCCGGGTCACCCTTTCAGCCAAATGCGTCAGGCATGGAATCCTTGCGCTTGTTCATGAACTCCTTCAGCGCTTCGTCAATGCCCTCATCCAGGGCCGGCGGCTGATAGGCCTCAAGCCAGGCACGGGCAATGTCATTGGCCTTCTGCTCGGTGCGCTTTGCCCCCTCGATCTCCCACTGTTCGAAGGAATTGTTGTCAGCAACGTTGGAGACGTGGAATGCTTCCTTGAAATTCGCCTGGGTATGGGCGCAACCGAGATAATGCCCGCCAGGGCCCACTTCGCGGATCGCATCCATTGCCTGGGCCGTTTCGGAGACATCAATCCCGCCGGCAAATTTCTGCGCCGCCGCAAGCTGGTCGCAATCCATGATGAACTTCTCGAAGGACGATACCAGCCCGCCTTCCAGCCAGCCCGCCGCGTGCAGCATGAAGTTTACCCCGCCCAGCATGGCCGGCCAGAGCGTGTTGGCGCTTTCATAGGCTGCCTGCCCATCGGGCATTTTTGAGCCGGTCAGCGAGCCGCCGGAGCGGAACGGCAGGTTGTAGCGGCGGGCAAACTGCGCCGCCCCCATCAGCACCTGCGCCGGTTCAGGTGTGCCGAAGGACGGCGCGCCCGACTGCATGGAGATGGCGGTTGCGAATGTCCCGAAGATGACCGGGGAACCGGGGCGGCAAAGCTGCGAAAATGCGATTGCCGAGGTGGCTTCGCACAATACCTGGGTGAGCGTGCCCGCCACCGTGACCGGGCTCATCGCCCCGCCGACAATGAACGGAGAAACGATGGATGCCTGATTGGCCCGTGCATAGGTTTTCAGCGCCCCCAGCATGGTGTCGTCCAGCACCATGGGCGAATTGCAGTTGATCAGGGAAACAAGCACGCAATTGTTGTCGATGAAGTCTTCGCCGAACAGCATCTGCACCATTTTTACCGTGTCTTCGGCCCGCTCGGGCGCCGTGACCGACCCCATGAAGGGTTTGTCGGAATAGCGCATATGGGTATAGACCATGTCCAGGTGGCGCTTGTTGACGGGAATGTCCACCGGCTCGCAAACCGTGCCGCCTGAGTGGTGCATGGCCGGCGCCATATAGGCGAGCTTTACGAAATTCTTGAAATCCTCGATCGTCGCATACCGGCGCGAACCCTCAAGATCGCGCACGAAAGGCGGGCCGTAAACCGGTGCAAACACGGTGTGCTTGCCGCCGATCACCACATTCCGGTCCGGGTTGCGGGCATGCTGGGTAAATTGCGAGGGCGCCGTTTTCATCAGCTCGCGGCAAAGCCCTTTTGGAAAATGCACCCGCTCGCCCTGAACGTCGGCACCGGCGTCCTTCCACATGGACAGCGCTTCCGCGTCACCGCGGTATTCCACCCCCATTTCCTCCATCAGGATATCGGCATTGTGCTCAATAAGCTCGATGGCCTCGGCAGACAGGATGTCGACCGGTTCCAGCTTGCGGTGGGCATATGGCAGGCTCGTCAGGTGAACCCCTGATCGTGCCGCCCTTCTGGCTGCCCCGCCGCCCCGCGCGCCCTGCCGCGGCGGCCTCCGTTTTCCTGAACTTCTGCAGCATCTTCGCTCATGGCAACGCCCGATTCTTCCATTTGGTTAGCTCTTTTTATCTGACCGGCAGACTACAGCAACTCGGCATTGCTTGCCGCAGCACCGGTGCACCTGCCTTTTGTTGCAAAATACCGGCTCGCCAAAGTCCCAATGACACCAAAAACGCCTCGTCTTGGCGCAATTACGATGCTGCACCCACGGCGCTTGCCTGCCCCAAAATGCAATTGAGGGAATTGACACCATGCGATCTTTTATATAAGTGATCACATATATTCGTGATCTCTTATACGAAAGGAGACTGTCATGTTAACCTGGAAGAACGGCGGAGTGGCCCTTGGCCTGGTCTTTCTGGCCGCCGTGTTGCTGGTCAAGCCGATAGGGGTTTCGACCCAGTTCGTGATTTTCGACGGGATTGTATGGGATGCCGTCAACCCGGCGGTCGTGGTTGAAAACAGCGAGGCAAAAAGCGGCTACGCCAGCCCCAATGCCTATCTCGACAAAAGCGGCGGTAAATACGCCGCAAACGTTGCCAACCCGATCAATTACAGCTTCATCTTTGCCCTTGCCATGGTTGGCGGCGCGTTCCTGTCCGGCCTTCTGCGCGGCGGTGTTGCAAGCCCTGAAAGGCAGATGCCGCAGATATGGCGCAGCAATTTTGGCGACAATCCGTGGAAACGCTATGCCGTGGCCTTCGCTGGCGGTTTCATCGTGCTGTATGGCGCCCGCCTTGCCGGCGGTTGCACCTCCGGTCACATGATGAGCGGCATGATGCAGACCGCTGTTTCCGGCTACATCTTTGCTGCCGGCGTATTCCTTGCCGGCATTCCAGCTGCAATTCTTCTCTTCAACAAGGAGGCATAAGCCATGACCACGATATTGCTTGCAATTCTCATCGGCGGTGCCTTCGGTTTCGTGCTTGATCGTGTCGGCGCCACCAATCCGGACTACATCATCGGCATGCTACGCCTTTCAAGGCTGCATCTGATGAAGACCATTCTTCTGGCGATTGGCGTTTCGTCCGTGCTGATGTTTGGCGGATTGCTGCTGGGCGTCATCGACCCGGGCCATTTGAGCGTCAAAACCGCTTATGCGGGGGTCT from Salaquimonas pukyongi harbors:
- a CDS encoding ABC transporter substrate-binding protein, with the translated sequence MSVNRSKNGFVRNIAAAIFVSTVFVSTPALAAKDTLVMGVALEPPHLDPTAGAAAAIDEVVYANVFEGLTRINENGEVLPALAESWEVSEDGKTYTFKLRSGVKFHDGTDFDAEDVKFSLDRARAEDSTNAQKGLFAAIQSVEASDPQTVVVNLSTPAGSFLFNLGWGDAVIVAPESADGNKENPVGTGPFKFSNWAKGSAIEIVRNDEYWGEAVALSKATFRIIPDAAAATNALLAGDVDAFANFPAPEALPQLEADPRFAVVQGSTEGETILSTNNSKAPFSDPKVRQAIAHTLDRQAIIDGAMFGQGTPIGTHFAPHHPAYKAELINTYPHDTKKAKALLAEAGFPEGFKATLQLPPPTYARRGGEIIASQLREIGIDLEIIPVEWKQWLEGPFKGDYDLTIVSHTEPMDIGIYANPDYYFKYDSKELQDVIAKLDVTANTEERYRLMGEAQTIITTDAVNGYLFQLAKSGVWNARIEGLWKNSPVQANDLTGVRWTE
- a CDS encoding ABC transporter permease, translating into MSYFVFRRLLSLILTLLLATIVIFAVLEVVPGDPARLMLGINATEDAVAALREQLGLNQPLLTRYFSWVAGLLQGDLGQSFTYSSSVTELIGERIWVSLPLALMALSLSTLIAIPVGLYAAARRGKASDTTIMAASQFGIAIPNFWFALLLVYVFAVLLRWVPAGGFPGWQAGFWPALKSLALPAIALALPQAAILSRVARSALIEVLGEDFIRTARAKGLTRSQTLWHHALRNALIPVVTIMGLQFAFLLAGTIIIENVFYLPGLGRLVFQAITQHDLPVVQGTVLLLVASVVLTNFLVDLVYAWIDPRLRKAAR
- a CDS encoding ABC transporter permease, whose product is MLTSRSFIIGALITAAIVLMALISFVWTPYDVTRLIVANRLKAPSPEHLFGTDHFGRDVFSMIMVGARNSIAVALIAVGIGMTIGVPLGAWAAAKRGIADDVLMRTNDLIFAFPSILSAVMITAIFGPGAVNAIIAIGIFNIPVFARLTRGAALSLWTREFVLAARVSGKGAARISVEHILPNIANLLIVQGTIQFSLGILAEAGLSYVGLGAQPPMPSWGRMLFEAQTMMAIAPHMAIFPGLAIIFTVLGLNLMGDGLRDALDPKLRESASEESPQGGDG
- a CDS encoding ABC transporter ATP-binding protein; amino-acid sequence: MSLLSVKHLSLAIKGKPILKHVDFQLEAGRITGLVGESGSGKSLTALSIMQLLPAGSRTGGSIRFGKKELLDAGEETMCALRGDDIGMVFQEPMTALNPVKAIGEQVAEGIRIHAGVSNAEAMTRAASILTRVGLPPERFPLSRYPHELSGGQRQRVVIAMACAMRPKLLIADEPTTALDVLVQAQILELLKELVREDGMAMLFISHDLGVVAELADDIVVMRHGEVQEAGPAIVVLKDRAHPYTAQLAEASSHVPEQSEPWQAEAGKPAMLKIENLVCEYPGRRTSLFARAQPFKAVDDVSFEMQDGEILGLVGESGCGKSTLSRAVLGLMRPASGQILSAGKVLNSPGTLNTQGIVHLAQAVFQDPYGSFNPRHTAERLVAEPLFLDNIASRAEKRMQVTEALESVGLSASDLGKYPHEFSGGQRQRLAIARAIVNHPRLIVADEPVSALDVSIRAQILDLIVELRERKGLAWLFISHDLAVVHALCDTVMVMQHGRIVESGPAKALYAAPGEAYTKQLISAAPDLAAALTRRTEPVQVLNSQKEA
- a CDS encoding TerB family tellurite resistance protein translates to MYASVKHLLDKLGEPAQSIEITREDMRTAVAVLYYRVILVDGRVRSQELQYFRNLLAQSLDVSEDELMHFEQEVLQIAKEQPEAFPLTGPIRKLPVARRREIFEDMKAISLSDQEFHEFEINMLTRAAELLGLDADGEESVEQEN
- the bmt gene encoding betaine--homocysteine S-methyltransferase; translation: MDLLTRLLEEKGVLLADGATGTNLFDMGLTSGNSPEFWNDEKPENIRKLHQDFVDAGSDIILTNTFGCNPHRLKLHNAQDRVFELNEKAAQIARDVAENAERPVVVAGSVGPTGELLVPLGALTKEEAKQAFVEQMEGLKAGGADVFWIETMSAVDEIEAAAQAAVEVGLPYVVTASFDTAGKTMMGLAPANMPAMLASQDRAPLAVGANCGVGASDLLSSVLDMTAADPSAIVIAKANCGIPEIRGENVVYTGTPELMADYTKLAMDAGARIIGGCCGTSCNHLRYMRKALDEHLAVEKPQRPTVEEIVEKIGPMKNATSSANDETPRRERRGKRRA
- a CDS encoding YeeE/YedE thiosulfate transporter family protein, producing the protein MLTWKNGGVALGLVFLAAVLLVKPIGVSTQFVIFDGIVWDAVNPAVVVENSEAKSGYASPNAYLDKSGGKYAANVANPINYSFIFALAMVGGAFLSGLLRGGVASPERQMPQIWRSNFGDNPWKRYAVAFAGGFIVLYGARLAGGCTSGHMMSGMMQTAVSGYIFAAGVFLAGIPAAILLFNKEA